One Flavobacteriales bacterium genomic window, CTGACCTATGGGGCTGATTTGGCCGGTAAACTTTCTACTAAATGTGGTGGCATTTGCATTGGCAGCATTTCTGAAAATTTGGGAAAATACGGGGCTGACAAAACTATTTGTGTCTCAGGAAATGGGTTAGAATCTTTCACTCCCGAAACTTACAGTTTTGTAATAAGCGAAATTGCGAAACAACAAAATGCCTCGGTCGTTATTTTCTCTGGTTCATATACCGGAAAAAGCATTGCCCCTCAAGTAGCCATTAAATTGAATGCTTCTTTGAGTACGGGTGTGGTTGCTTTGCCCGACACCAGTCAAGGATTTGCTGTTCGAAAATCGTGTTTTTCAAATAAAGCTTTTACCGGCGTTAGCCATCATGCAGATGTAAAGGTAATTAGCATTATACCCAACTCTTATGAAATAAAATCATTTGACAAAAATGCCGAGGTAAGCCAACTAAATATGGATGCCACTTCAAGCATAAAATCAAAATCACTTAAAGTTGATAAGGTTCAAGGCAAGATTCCTTTAACTGAGGCCGAGTTGGTAGTATCTGCCGGACGAGGAATGAAAGGCCCCGAAAATTGGGGGATGATTGAAGAATTGGCCGACATACTGGGTGCAGCAACTGCCTGCTCTAAACCAGTAGCTGATATGGATTGGAGACCGCACAACGAACATGTTGGGCAGACAGGTATTTCTATTAAACCGAATTTGTATATTGCCGTTGGTATTTCAGGTGCCATTCAGCATTTAGCTGGAGTCAGCAGTAGCAAAGTTATTTGCGTAATTAATACCGACCCTGAAGCTCCATTTTTTAAAGCTGCCGACTATGGCATCGTTGGGGATGCGTTTGAGGTACTTCCAAAACTAATTGAAAGAGCAAAACAGCTAAAAGCTGAATAATGAACAAGGTACAACTGGAAATATCTGGTTTAGTATCTGGACACACCAGCAAGCAAACCACATACACCTTGATTTTGGGTGAGGTGGGTGGCAATAGACGTATTCCTGTTGTTATTGGAGCATTTGAAGCTCAAGCCATTGCCTTGGTTTTGGAAGACATAAAACCCCAAAGACCCCTAACCCACGATTTGTTTAAAAACTTGGCCGATAGCTTTGATATTGACGTTTTGCAGATATTCATTTCCAATTTAATTGAAGGTGTATTTTACGCCAAAGTGGTGTGTCTTAAAGAAAATCAGGAAATAGAAATTGATGCCAGAACCAGTGATGCCGTGGCATTAGCCGTTCGATTTAATTGCCCAATTTTTACCACTCCACAGATATTGGATGCTGTGGGCATTGAACCCCAGCAAACCGAAGATGAAAAACCTGGAAGACCCGAAGATTCGGATGATTTTGACTTTATGAAAGATATTGTTGAGAGTGACGATTATTCGGGTTTGGATATATCAGATTTAGAAATTTTACTAAACGAAGCCCTTCAGGACGAAGATTATTCAAAGGCGGCACAAATAAGGGATGAAATTAAACGCCGTAAAAAGTAATCTTTGGTTTTAATCACCAATTAATGTGATAGTTACACTCCGGTTGTCAATTTCTTCTTCGCCTTTAAAGTATTTGATGATGCCAAAATAGGTTCCAGAGGCACATATTTTCCCGTTGTATTTTCCGTCCCAACAATCAAAGTCATTTTTTTCATTTGTAAACATCAATTCTCCCCATCGGTTATAAATCCATATCACGGCCTTCACACATTCAAAACTGTCGTTTCCAAAAAAATAGCAATCATTTGAATAATCTTGATTTGGTGTAAAAACATTGTACGTAGTTGGCTCAAATTCAAATTTTTCAATTTCCCATTTTATTTGGTTTGTTTTGGGTTTATAAAAAAAACAATGACCGGCCGTTCTTGAATCTTTTGCTATCAGCGAAACATCGTATATCTTTCCGGCAGTTAAATTTTCAAGAAATACAGAACCAAAATTTTCGTAATTATCTTGAAAACCTGAAATATTCCAATTCCAATTTTCTTTGAAATCATCCTTCTTATTCAAAAAAATTCCTGTTGAATCGCACGTGTTAATAACTTCAAAATCAAAATCGAACTCAAAGGTATCAATAGGTTGAATAAACAATTTCTTGGTAATTGAATCTTCCGAAAGACAATACACCGAGTCAACAATTTTTAGAGTAATATTTCTTTCACCCGTTTCATCCGGGACAAAACGTTTGAAATTGAAATTGTGCATTTCGCCGTAGCCAACATCCCAAAACCAGTCTGGAGTTTCGGTTCCCATTTTGGTAATAAAAGCTGTGTCGCCAAGGCAAATAGTATCTGGGGTAATATCAAAATCAGCATACAGTGTTTTTCTACTTTTTATGGTAATATTTTGCGTAATACTGTCAATACAATTCAAGTTTTTAGCCACCAATTTAATTTGATAAACTCCCGACTGCGAAAAAGAAATTTCGGGGCTGTCTTCAACAGAAGTATCACAACCTTGCGTTGGATTGGTAATTGTCCAATGATATGAGTTTGCGTTTTGGCTGGTGTTTTTAAGAAATAAAATGCTATCCATGCAAATTGTTTCCGGAATCTTAAAATCTGCCTCTAACGTAAAATTACATTGCAATACGTTGAACTGGTAGTCCCGCAATGTTTCGCCAATTTTTACACCATTTCTATATTCGCTTACCCTTATTCCAACCACGTATTGGCCTTCTGCATCTGGTTTAACTGTAAGTATCCCTGTTTTAGAATCAATTTTCAATTTTTCCGTTCCACCCATTAGGTCTCCCAAATGATAGGCAGTTTTGTAAACAACATTTTGATAGTGAGGAGCATCGGGTGTAGTAGGCCGCGGAATAGTATTGGAAGCACCTAAAAATGGAATGTATAAATCATAGACTAAAGAATCTCCGTCTTTGTCGAAAGCGGAATGGTCAAAGATTAATTTGGCATCGTTGCAGAGAAAATTCGGTGGATTGTCTTTAAAAACCGGATTACTGTTTACTTCCACCACGGCGGGAATTTCTGCAAAAATGGTCATACCGGTTGAAAGTGGATCTATAAGGTTTGTGATAGTGGAGTTTCTACAGCATCGCTGAAATGTAACCACTAAACCATCTGACCCTATAGAAATTTTGTCTTCAAATGTATAAAGGTATTTATCTACACAAGCATTGCTTGGTGGTTGAATGCACAGATAGTTCAATTTTGAAACACGCTCGGGGTCGCTTCGCGTTACCTCCACCGTTTTGATTAAATCTTTTGTTTTTGCATTAAAAAAGCCAAAAAAAGCCGTTTTATCATCCGAAATGGCCCCGGCATTGCCATGAACACAGTCGATGTAATAAACGAAAGTAAACCGGAATGAATCTTTTGCAAGGTATTCGTAATAGAACTCTCCGCCCATTATATGGGTGGCAGATGCCCAAAACCATGAGCTTAAAGCAACTGCCACACACAAATAACGAATTCTTGCTTTCACATTCTTTTAGACGCTTGATTTACTTAAGGAGTTGCACCAAATTATTTTTTTACCATTACAAACTGAACCAAATCGTTGTTGCTTGCACCACCGTTAATATATTCACACATAGCTGTAACGTTGTTATTACCAGTAGTGTAATACCCTGAAACCCTTGTGGTTTGTCCAGTAACATTTAAAATTGGTCTTCCTTTTAGCTCTCCAAATCCATCAACTTCCTGTTGGGGAATATCAAAAGTATATCCGTCACTTACCTTTACAAGATTAGCACCCGACATAAATTTTGTTAAACCGTCTTTTCTGAAATCGAACATTGTTTTATCTGTGGAGTTGGCATAAACTTTTAAGTTCATGCTACCACTTCCTTTTTTATCGCCGCTTACCGCATCAAAAACTTCATACGTACAGGTATATTCTCCCACTATCACGTCTCTAATATCTGTCGTATTGTTGTTTCCATCATCCACCACTGGTTCATCTTTGCATGATTGAATACCTAAAGCAAACAGCATAAATGCTGCAATCCAAATGTTTTTCATATACTTTTCTCTTTTAGGCAAATTTAAAATAAAATACTAATTTTGAAACGTAGTAGTATTAACATGTCGCTGTGAGTAAACTTTTATATTCAGTAGCATTTTTTTTGTTGGCTTCTTGTT contains:
- a CDS encoding electron transfer flavoprotein subunit alpha/FixB family protein encodes the protein LTYGADLAGKLSTKCGGICIGSISENLGKYGADKTICVSGNGLESFTPETYSFVISEIAKQQNASVVIFSGSYTGKSIAPQVAIKLNASLSTGVVALPDTSQGFAVRKSCFSNKAFTGVSHHADVKVISIIPNSYEIKSFDKNAEVSQLNMDATSSIKSKSLKVDKVQGKIPLTEAELVVSAGRGMKGPENWGMIEELADILGAATACSKPVADMDWRPHNEHVGQTGISIKPNLYIAVGISGAIQHLAGVSSSKVICVINTDPEAPFFKAADYGIVGDAFEVLPKLIERAKQLKAE
- a CDS encoding bifunctional nuclease family protein, which gives rise to MNKVQLEISGLVSGHTSKQTTYTLILGEVGGNRRIPVVIGAFEAQAIALVLEDIKPQRPLTHDLFKNLADSFDIDVLQIFISNLIEGVFYAKVVCLKENQEIEIDARTSDAVALAVRFNCPIFTTPQILDAVGIEPQQTEDEKPGRPEDSDDFDFMKDIVESDDYSGLDISDLEILLNEALQDEDYSKAAQIRDEIKRRKK
- a CDS encoding gliding motility-associated C-terminal domain-containing protein, coding for MAVALSSWFWASATHIMGGEFYYEYLAKDSFRFTFVYYIDCVHGNAGAISDDKTAFFGFFNAKTKDLIKTVEVTRSDPERVSKLNYLCIQPPSNACVDKYLYTFEDKISIGSDGLVVTFQRCCRNSTITNLIDPLSTGMTIFAEIPAVVEVNSNPVFKDNPPNFLCNDAKLIFDHSAFDKDGDSLVYDLYIPFLGASNTIPRPTTPDAPHYQNVVYKTAYHLGDLMGGTEKLKIDSKTGILTVKPDAEGQYVVGIRVSEYRNGVKIGETLRDYQFNVLQCNFTLEADFKIPETICMDSILFLKNTSQNANSYHWTITNPTQGCDTSVEDSPEISFSQSGVYQIKLVAKNLNCIDSITQNITIKSRKTLYADFDITPDTICLGDTAFITKMGTETPDWFWDVGYGEMHNFNFKRFVPDETGERNITLKIVDSVYCLSEDSITKKLFIQPIDTFEFDFDFEVINTCDSTGIFLNKKDDFKENWNWNISGFQDNYENFGSVFLENLTAGKIYDVSLIAKDSRTAGHCFFYKPKTNQIKWEIEKFEFEPTTYNVFTPNQDYSNDCYFFGNDSFECVKAVIWIYNRWGELMFTNEKNDFDCWDGKYNGKICASGTYFGIIKYFKGEEEIDNRSVTITLIGD